One region of Bacteroidota bacterium genomic DNA includes:
- a CDS encoding carboxypeptidase-like regulatory domain-containing protein, translating into MGYQIKGQVVEKLSGNSIPYATITIKNDSNQKKIMQASDASGRFLIKTGESHKYTLIISSVGYKEIHIPLNIKKEITDLGTLAMEEGVELKTVTITAQKPLVRETVDKIVYSVESDPESQTSNTLEILRKVPFITVDGNDEIYLKGQQDFKILVNGKSSLMMTYNRKDVLKNLPASKIKNIEIITNPSSKYDAEGVGGIINIVTSRKIMDGYNGSINTGMDSHGSLNSSIYLTTKINKFCFSADYS; encoded by the coding sequence ATGGGTTATCAAATCAAGGGACAGGTTGTTGAAAAGCTTAGCGGCAATAGTATCCCTTATGCAACAATTACTATAAAAAATGATAGCAACCAGAAAAAAATAATGCAGGCAAGTGATGCTTCTGGCCGTTTTTTAATTAAAACAGGTGAATCACATAAATATACACTAATTATTTCATCAGTGGGTTATAAAGAAATTCATATTCCTTTAAATATAAAAAAAGAAATAACCGATCTTGGAACACTTGCCATGGAAGAAGGAGTGGAATTAAAGACAGTTACCATAACTGCCCAAAAGCCTTTAGTTAGGGAGACTGTTGATAAAATCGTGTATAGCGTAGAATCAGACCCGGAATCTCAAACCAGCAATACTTTGGAAATACTTCGTAAAGTACCTTTTATAACAGTTGATGGCAATGATGAAATTTATTTGAAAGGACAGCAAGATTTTAAAATCTTGGTTAATGGCAAAAGTTCATTAATGATGACATATAATAGAAAGGATGTGCTCAAGAACCTTCCTGCAAGCAAAATAAAAAATATAGAAATCATTACCAATCCATCTTCCAAATATGATGCCGAAGGAGTAGGTGGAATTATTAACATCGTTACATCCAGAAAAATAATGGACGGATATAATGGAAGTATAAATACCGGTATGGATTCTCACGGAAGTCTTAACAGCAGTATATATCTAACTACGAAAATTAATAAGTTTTGTTTTTCGGCAGATTATTCT